CATGGATGCAGTCTATGGTGACTTCGTGACCCCGACCCCGCCGCGATGCCCGAGCTGACGGCGCTCGCGTGGGTGCTGCTGGGCGTCGGCGCCGTGGTCATCGGGCTGTCGAAGGCGGCGCTGCCGGGAGCGGCGACGATCGCCGTCGCGCTGTTCGCCGCGGTGCTGCCGGCGAAGCAGTCGACCGGCACGATCCTGCTGCTGCTCATCGTGGGCGACGCGTTCGCGATGCTGGCCTATCGGCACCACGCCGACGTGCGCACGCTCGTCCGGCTCATCCCGGCGGTGGTTGCGGGCATGATCGCGGGCGCCGTGTTCCTCGCGTTCGCGCCGGATGCCGCGGTGCGCCAGGTCATCGGCATCCTCCTGCTGCTCGTGGTCGCCGTCACGCTGTGGCGGCGTGCAGCTCAGGCGCGCGGAACCGGACGGCCCGGAGGCCGAGCCGCGCCCGACGGTGAACCACGGGCCGATACGGTGGGCGAGCGACGGATCGCGGCCGCCGCCTACGGCAGCATCGGCGGGTTCACCACGATGGTCGCCAACGCCGCAGGCCCGGTCATGTCGATGTACTTCCTCGCCATGCGATTGCCGGTGCAGGCCTTCCTCGGGACGGCCGCGTGGTTCTTCGCCATCGTCAACCTCGCCAAGCTCCCGTTCTCGATCGGACTCGGCCTGATCACGGCCGAAGGCGTACTGATCGCACTCGTCCTGGTGCCCGTGGTCATCGCATCGGCATTCGCGGGCCGGTGGATCGCGCGCCGCATCGACCAGCTGCTGTTCGAGCGCATCATCATCGTGCTCACCGTCGTCGGTTCGGTGTACCTGCTGCTGCCGCGGTGAGGCTGCCGCGGTCGGCATCCGCGCCGGGCGTTCGCGCAGGTGAGGTCGGTACCCTGGAGTCCATGACCGAGCCCACACCCGTGCGCCAGACGAAGCCGCGCACCGCACCGCCCCGTCAGGTGCGCCCGCGCACGGAGGGCTGGGAGCAGCAGAAGGACGAATCGGGCCGGCCGCTGCTGCAGTTCGCGAGTCCGAAGCGCGGCAAGCCGCCGGTGCACCTGGCCGACCTCACGCCCGAGCAGCGGGTCGACACGGTGAAGGAACTCGGGATGCCGGGGTTCCGCGCCGCGCAGCTGGAGAAGCACTACTTCACCCACTTCACGTCGGATCCGGACCAGATGACCGACCTCCCGGCATCCAGTCGGGAAGAGCTCGTCGGCGGCATGCTGCCGACCCTGCTGACCGAGGTGCGGCGCCTCGAGACCGACCGCGGCGACACGATCAAGTTCCTCTGGAAGCTGCACGACGGCGCCCTCGTCGAATCGGTGCTCATGCGCTATCCCGGCCGCATCACGCTGTGCGTGTCGAGCCAGGCCGGCTGCGGCATGAACTGCCCGTTCTGCGCGACCGGTCAGGCGGGACTGACCCGCAACATGTCGGCCGCCGAGATCATCGAGCAGATCATCCGCGCCAACCGGCTCATCGCCGACGGCGGCCTGGGCGACCCGCGGCGAGTGGGTCACGAGGGCGAGCGTGTCACCAACATCGTGTTCATGGGCATGGGCGAACCGCTCGCGAACTACGCCCGCGTCATGCAGGCGGTGCGCGTCATGACCGACAAGAAGCACGGCATCGGCATGAGCGCGCGCGGCATCACCGTCTCGACGGTGGGCCTGGTGCCGGCGATCAACAAGCTCGCCGCCGAAGAGATCCCGGTGACGTTCGCGCTGTCGCTGCACGCCCCCGACGACGAGCTGCGCGACGAGCTGATCCCCGTCAACTCGCGGTGGAAGGTCGACGAGGCGCTCGACGCCGCCCGCGGCTACTTCGAGAAGACCGGGCGGCGCGTGTCGATCGAGTACGCGCTCATCAAGGACATGAACGACCACCCGTGGCGCGCCGACCTGCTCGCCGACAAGCTCAACGCCCGCGGTCGCGGCTGGGTGCACGTGAACCCCATCCCGCTGAACCCGACGCCCGGCTCGGTGTGGACCTCCAGCGACGTCCCCGTGCAGAACGAGTTCGTCCGCCGGCTCAACGCCGCCGGCATCCCCACCACCCTCCGCGACACCCGCGGCAAGGAGATCGACGGCGCCTGCGGCCAGCTCGTGGCCACCGAGGACGACCAGCACGCCGCCGAGGACATCCCGGTCGGCTGAGCCTCCGGCATCCGGGTCCGCGTTCGCGTTCGTCTCGCAGGACATTTCGGCGATCCCGGGCGTGTCCACCACCGTGAGTGGATGCCGGAGCAGAATCCCCTGCGAACCGAACCGAACCGAACCGAACCGAACCGAACCGACGCGCCGCCCGCACCCCTCAGCGCGGGCGCTAGCGTTGAGGGATGGTCAACTATCGCTATCTCGGCAACAGCGGATTCAAGGTCTCGGAGATCACCTACGGCAACTGGGTTACGCACGCCTCACAGGTGGGCAACGAGGCGGCGATCGCCACGGTGCACAAGGCCCTCGACCTCGGCATCACGAGCTTCGACACCGCCGACACCTACGCCAACACCGCCGCCGAGGTCGTGCTCGGCGAGGCGCTGAAAGGGCTGGACCGCACCGACTTCGAGGTGTTCACGAAGGTCTACTGGCCGATCGGAAAGAAGGGCCCGAACGACGCAGGCCTGTCGCGCAAGCACATCTTCGACGGCATCCACGGGTCGCTGAGGCGCCTCGGCGTCGAGTACGTCGACCTGTACCAGGCGCACCGATACGACTACGAGACGCCGCTCGAAGAGACGATGCAGGCGTTCGCCGACGTCGTCCGCCAGGGCAAGGCCCTCTACATCGGCGTGAGCGAGTGGACCGCCGAGCAGCTGCGCGACGGCCACGCGCTCGCGACGCAGCTCGGCTTCCAGCTCGTGT
This DNA window, taken from Microbacterium invictum, encodes the following:
- the rlmN gene encoding 23S rRNA (adenine(2503)-C(2))-methyltransferase RlmN, which produces MTEPTPVRQTKPRTAPPRQVRPRTEGWEQQKDESGRPLLQFASPKRGKPPVHLADLTPEQRVDTVKELGMPGFRAAQLEKHYFTHFTSDPDQMTDLPASSREELVGGMLPTLLTEVRRLETDRGDTIKFLWKLHDGALVESVLMRYPGRITLCVSSQAGCGMNCPFCATGQAGLTRNMSAAEIIEQIIRANRLIADGGLGDPRRVGHEGERVTNIVFMGMGEPLANYARVMQAVRVMTDKKHGIGMSARGITVSTVGLVPAINKLAAEEIPVTFALSLHAPDDELRDELIPVNSRWKVDEALDAARGYFEKTGRRVSIEYALIKDMNDHPWRADLLADKLNARGRGWVHVNPIPLNPTPGSVWTSSDVPVQNEFVRRLNAAGIPTTLRDTRGKEIDGACGQLVATEDDQHAAEDIPVG
- a CDS encoding aldo/keto reductase family protein, producing the protein MVNYRYLGNSGFKVSEITYGNWVTHASQVGNEAAIATVHKALDLGITSFDTADTYANTAAEVVLGEALKGLDRTDFEVFTKVYWPIGKKGPNDAGLSRKHIFDGIHGSLRRLGVEYVDLYQAHRYDYETPLEETMQAFADVVRQGKALYIGVSEWTAEQLRDGHALATQLGFQLVSNQPQYSALWRVIEGKVAPTSQELGISQIVWSPMAQGVLSGKYLPGEPVPEGSRATDDKSGARFISRFMNDDVLTAVQKLKPIAEQAGLTMPQLAVAWVLQNPNVAAALVGASRPEQLEDNVKASGVTLDADTLAAIDDALAPVAVTDVEETYTVSPKSRP
- a CDS encoding sulfite exporter TauE/SafE family protein, with protein sequence MPELTALAWVLLGVGAVVIGLSKAALPGAATIAVALFAAVLPAKQSTGTILLLLIVGDAFAMLAYRHHADVRTLVRLIPAVVAGMIAGAVFLAFAPDAAVRQVIGILLLLVVAVTLWRRAAQARGTGRPGGRAAPDGEPRADTVGERRIAAAAYGSIGGFTTMVANAAGPVMSMYFLAMRLPVQAFLGTAAWFFAIVNLAKLPFSIGLGLITAEGVLIALVLVPVVIASAFAGRWIARRIDQLLFERIIIVLTVVGSVYLLLPR